The DNA segment CAGGCCACCACCGACGGCGATCAGCGGCAGGACGTCGGTGCCGGTGTAGGCCAGGCCGCCCGAGGTGGTCGCGGCCTCGGTCACCGTGAACGTCGCCTCAGCGGTGATGCCGCTGGTCAGGCCCTGCATCTCGACCGTGTGGGTGCCGGCCTCGAAGCCCGCGGGGACGGTGAAGGTGAAGGTCGCGACGCCGTTCGCGTCGGCCTGCACCGTGCCGAGGTCGACCGGCGTGGAGTGCAGCACGCCGCTCACCATCTCGCCGGGCAGGAACCCGCCGATGCTGATCGTCTGCTGCTTGCCGGCGGCCAGCGAGGCGGCGGCGACGGACTTCGTCGCCGGGGTGGTGACCGTGGGGGCGGGGGCGGCCGGCGTGGTCGGCTGGGTGACCGGCGCGCCCAGCTGCAGGCGGACGGCCGTGTCGCGCTCGGCCAGCGAGGTGGCGATCCCGACCTCGAGGGTCAGCGGCGTGGTCGGCGCGCTGGACGCGAACAGCGTGTAGGTGCCCGGCTGGTAGATGCCGTCGAAGGTCGCGTTCCCGGAGCCGTCGGTGGTCACCGTCGCGAAAGAGTCCTCGTCGACGCTCGCCAGGGTGATCAGGTCGCCGTCGGTGTCACCGTCGTCCTCGGAGACGCAGTCCCAGTCGGCGACCGTGCAGAGGCGGAACTCCTCGCCGGCCGGGCCGCCGGAGATCCCGATCTGCCGGTAGCCGTGCGGGGCGACCAGCGGTACGTACACCGAGCCGAACAGGTCGTCGCTGCCGAAGATGGGGTCGATCGATCCGGTGCCGGCGCTGCTGTGGGCCTGGGTGCTCACGGTGGCGCCCGGGAGCAGCAGCACCTGGCCGGAGTCGGGACCCTTGACGAGGGTGAGGGTGTAGACCGAGTTCGCGGGGATGTTGGCCAGGCCCGGGTTGAAGGGCGACTTCGGGACGGTCGAGCTGCTCGGGAAGACGCAGGCGTAGTAGTCGAAGGTGCAGGTGCCCTCCGCCGTCGAGGGAGCACCGCTCAGCGTGCTGTACGTCAGCTTCACCTGGGCGCCGGTCGGGTCGATCTCCTCGGAGTCGATGCCCGAGCCCTCCGGGGCCTCCAGCTGCGGGTAGAGCTTGCCGGTGCCGTAGTCGGCACCGGGCAGCGTGACGGCCGGCTGCGCGTCCGCCGAGGTCGTCGGCGCCGCCGGGACGGCCGGGGCGGTCGTCGTGGGCGCGCTCGTCGCGGGGGACTCGGTCGTAGCGGTGGCCGGGGCGTCCGTGGCGGTGGCGGTCGGCTCAGGCGTCAGGACCGTGGTCGGCGTGGGGGACGTGGTCTCCGGCGCCGTCGTCGGGGCGGCGGTGTCGGTCGGGGCAGCGGTCTCCTCGGCCAGGGCGGCCGGCGCGAACGCCCCTGCCGTGGTCAGCAGTCCCATGGTGACTGCTGCCGTACGGATGGCCGTGGGCTTGCGGAGAACAGCCGAAGAGCTGCGCGTCATCTCGTGACCTCATGTCGTCTTCCGCCGTCCATCGGCGGGATTCGCCGCAGATGTTGGCCCTTGCCTGTGACCTGCAGGTTCGCGACCCGCGGCGTGTCGGTCACCGAAACGAGATCGTCCGCCACTCCTGGGGCGAGTGGGTCGCCCGGTGCGCGTGGGGTGCCCGGGGCGCTGCCGGGACGCGCGGCGGCATGGGGGAGAATGGCCGGGATGACCGCTGGACCGCCCCGATGAGCGCACCGCTGAACCTGGTCAACCTGGAGCGGGTGCACAAGGCCCACGGGACGACCGTCATCCTCGACGACGTCTCCCTGGGCGTCGCGGCCGGGGAGCGGATCGGCGTCGTCGGCCGCAACGGCGGCGGCAAGTCCACGCTGCTCGGGGTGCTGACCGGGACCCAGGAGCCCGACTCCGGCCGGGTCACCCGCCGCGGCGACCTGGCCATGGGCGTCCTCGACCAGACCGGCACCCTGCCGCCGGGCACGACGGTGCGCGACGTCGTCCTGCCCGCCTCCCGGTTCGCCGCCGAGCACGAGTGGGCCGGTGACGCCGCCGTCCGGTCGGTGCTGACCGGGCTGGAGCTCGACCGGCTCGGGCTGGACTCCCCGGTCGCGCCGATGTCCGGCGGTGAGCGGCGCCGGGTCGCCCTCGCCGCCCAGTTGATCCGGCCGCTGGACCTGCTGGTGCTCGACGAGCCGACCAACCACCTCGACGTCGAGGGCGTCGCCTGGCTGGCCGAGTACGTCAAGGCCCGCGCCGGCGGGCTGGTGGTGGTCACCCACGACCGCTGGTTCCTCGACGAGGTGTCGACCACCACGTGGGAGGTCGCCGACGGGAGCGTGCACGCCTACGAGGGCGGCTACTCCGCCTACACGCTGGCCCGCGCGGAGCGCGCCCGGATCGCCTCGGTGACCGAGGAGCGGCGGCTGAACCTGGTGCGCAAGGAGCTGGCCTGGCTGCGGCGCGGCCCGCCGGCCCGGACCAGCAAGCCGAAGTTCCGGATCGAGGCGGCCCAGGCGCTCATCGCCGACGAGCCGCCCGCCCGGGACACGATGGCGCTGGCCGGCTTCGCCGCCCGGCGGCTGGGGAAGACCGTCTACGACGTCGAGGACGTCACGTACACCGTCCGCGGCCGCGGGGACGTCGACGACGACCCGGGCGGCCCGGCCGACCCGCGGGGTGCCGAGGCGCGCACGCTGTTCGACCACCTCACCTGGCACGTCGGTCCCGGTGACCGGATCGGCATCGTGGGCGTGAACGGCGCGGGGAAGACCTCGCTGCTCAAGCTGCTGGTCGGTGAGGTGCAGCCGGACGCCGGCGAGGTCGTCGTGGGCCAGACGGTCGCGCCCGCCTACCTGTCCCAGCACGTCACGGAGCTGCCGCCGCGCTCCCGGGTGCTGGAGGCCGTGCAGGACGTCGCCCGGATCGCCAAGATCGGCAACCAGGAGATCTCGGCGTCCACGCTGGCCGAGCGGTTCGGGTTCGCCGCCAACCGGCAGTGGACCCCGGTCGGCGACCTCTCCGGTGGTGAGCGCCGCCGGCTCCAACTGCTCCGGCTGCTGATGGCCGAGCCGAACGTGCTGCTGCTCGACGAGCCCACCAACGACCTGGACATCGACACGCTCACCGCGCTCGAGGACCTGCTGGACAGCTTCCCGGGCACGGTGCTGGTGGTCAGCCACGACCGGTACTTCGTCGACCGGGTCTGCGACTCGGTGGTCGCGCTCATGGGCGACGGCACGGTCGCGGCGCTGCCCGGCGGGGTCGAGGAGTACCTGGCCCGGCGTGCGGCGGGCGAGGCGGCGCTGCCCTCGGCCGGGTCGGTGGCCTCCCCGGGCAGCCAGACCGCGTCACCGTCCCGCAGCGCGGCCGACGTGCGCGCCGCCCGCAAGGACGCCGCCCGGCTGGAGCGCCGGATGCTCAAGCTGGACGCCGACGAGAAGGCGCTGCACGGCGAGCTGGCCGAGGCGGCCGCCGACTACGCGAAGGCGGCCGAGCTCGACGCCCGGCTGCGGGCGGTGCAGGCGGAGAAGGAGCAGGTCGAGCTGGACTGGCTGACGGCCGCCGAGGTCGCCGAAGGTTGATGAAGGACCCCGGTGCCCCCCACGGCTCGCAGGCTCGCCGCGGGCCCCTGCACCGGGGCCACCGCCGGGGGCGGAGATCCAGCTCCGCCCCCGGCGATGATCAGCGCTCGGCGCGGTTGACCGCGGAGACGATGGCGCGCAGCGACGCGGTCAGGATGTTCTCGTCGATGCCGACGCCCCACAGCACCCGCTCGCCGACGGCGCACTCGACGTAGGAGGCGGCGCGCGCGTCGCCCCCGGCGGAGAGCGCGTGCTCGGCGTAGTCGAGCACGCGGACGTCGACGTCCACGCTGCGCAGCGCGTCGACGAACGCGGCGATCGGACCGTTGCCGTGCCCGGTGACGGTCACCGGCACGCCGTGGTCGACCAGCTCGACCCGGAGCTCGTCCCGGCCGCTGCCGGAGGCGTTGTGCTCGTGGCCGGTCAGCGCGAACCGGCCCCAGGCCGCGGCCGGGTCGGGCAGGTACTCGTTGGTGAACGCCGCCCACATCTGCTGGGCGGTGACCTCGCCGCCCTCGTCCTCGGTGTGCCGCTGGACGACGGCGCTGAACTCGATCTGCAGCCGGCGGGGCAGGTCCAGCTGGTTCTCGGTCTTCATGATGTAGGCGACGCCGCCCTTGCCGGACTGGCTGTTCACCCGGATCACGGCCTCGTAGCTGCGGCCGACGTCCTTGGGGTCGATCGGCAGGTAGGGGACCGCCCACGGGATCTCGTCGACGGTCTTCCCGGCGGCCTCGGCGTCGGCCTTCATCGCCGCGAAGCCCTTGTTGATCGCGTCCTGGTGGGAGCCGGAGAAGGCGGTGTAGACCAGGTCGCCGCCGTAGGGGTGCCGCTCGTGCACGCCCAGCTGGTTGCAGTACTCGACGGTGCGCCGGATCTCGTCGATGTCGGAGAAGTCGATCTGCGGGTCGATGCCCTGGCTGAACAGGTTGAGCCCCAGGGTGACCAGGTCGACGTTGCCGGTGCGCTCGCCGTTGCCGAACAGGCAGCCCTCGATCCGGTCGGCGCCGGCGCGGTGGCCCAGCTCGGCGGCGGCGACGGCGGTGCCCCGGTCGTTGTGCGGGTGCAGGCTCAGCACGACCGCGTCGCGGCGGGCGAGGTTGCGGTGCATCCACTCGATCTGGTCGGCGTAGACGGTGGGCTCGGCCATCTCCACCGTGGCCGGCAGGTTCAGGATCGTCGGCCGGTCGACGGTCGGCTCCCACACGTCGGTGACGGCGTTGCAGACCTCGACCGCGTAGTCCAGCTCGGTGCCGGTGAAGGACTCCGGGGAGTACTCGAACCGGATGTCGGTGTCGCCCATCTGCTCGGCCAGCTTGCGCACCAGCTGCGCACCGTGGACGGCGATGTCGGTGATCCCGGCCCGGTCCTGGCCGAACACGACCCGGCGCTGCAGCGTGGACGTCGAGTTGTACAGGTGCACGATCGCCTGCCTGGCGCCGCGCAGGGACTCGAAGGTGCGCTCGATCAGCTCGTCCCGGGCCTGGGTCAGCACCTGGACGGTGACGTCGTCGGGGACCAGGTCCTCCTCGACGAGCTGGCGGATGAAGTCGTAGTCGGTCTGGCTGGCGGCGGGGAAGCCGACCTCGATCTCCTTGTAGCCCATCCGGACGAGCAGCTCGAACATCCGCCGCTTGCGCTCGGGGGTCATCGGGTCGATCAGGGCCTGGTTGCCGTCACGCAGGTCGACCGCGCACCAGCGGGGCGCGACCGTCGTGGTCTTCTCCGGCCAGGTGCGGTCGGGCAGGGGTACGGGCGTGAACGGCGCGTACTTGCCGATCGGCATGGCCGAGGGGCGCTGCGGGTTGCGGGCGTGCGGGTGGGACTCGGGCATCGTGGCTCCTCTTGCGGGCTGCGGACAGCTCCGGGATGCGGTCAGCTGGCGCCCGGGGACGCGCGATCACCGCGGCGAGGGGGCCGACCTAGGAGAGGCCCTCGCCGCGGCTGATAAGCAGGAGGCTGCCGCGCACACGGGAACGGTAGCAGCGCGTCAGTCGACATCGC comes from the Modestobacter italicus genome and includes:
- the leuA gene encoding 2-isopropylmalate synthase, producing the protein MPESHPHARNPQRPSAMPIGKYAPFTPVPLPDRTWPEKTTTVAPRWCAVDLRDGNQALIDPMTPERKRRMFELLVRMGYKEIEVGFPAASQTDYDFIRQLVEEDLVPDDVTVQVLTQARDELIERTFESLRGARQAIVHLYNSTSTLQRRVVFGQDRAGITDIAVHGAQLVRKLAEQMGDTDIRFEYSPESFTGTELDYAVEVCNAVTDVWEPTVDRPTILNLPATVEMAEPTVYADQIEWMHRNLARRDAVVLSLHPHNDRGTAVAAAELGHRAGADRIEGCLFGNGERTGNVDLVTLGLNLFSQGIDPQIDFSDIDEIRRTVEYCNQLGVHERHPYGGDLVYTAFSGSHQDAINKGFAAMKADAEAAGKTVDEIPWAVPYLPIDPKDVGRSYEAVIRVNSQSGKGGVAYIMKTENQLDLPRRLQIEFSAVVQRHTEDEGGEVTAQQMWAAFTNEYLPDPAAAWGRFALTGHEHNASGSGRDELRVELVDHGVPVTVTGHGNGPIAAFVDALRSVDVDVRVLDYAEHALSAGGDARAASYVECAVGERVLWGVGIDENILTASLRAIVSAVNRAER
- a CDS encoding ABC-F family ATP-binding cassette domain-containing protein encodes the protein MSAPLNLVNLERVHKAHGTTVILDDVSLGVAAGERIGVVGRNGGGKSTLLGVLTGTQEPDSGRVTRRGDLAMGVLDQTGTLPPGTTVRDVVLPASRFAAEHEWAGDAAVRSVLTGLELDRLGLDSPVAPMSGGERRRVALAAQLIRPLDLLVLDEPTNHLDVEGVAWLAEYVKARAGGLVVVTHDRWFLDEVSTTTWEVADGSVHAYEGGYSAYTLARAERARIASVTEERRLNLVRKELAWLRRGPPARTSKPKFRIEAAQALIADEPPARDTMALAGFAARRLGKTVYDVEDVTYTVRGRGDVDDDPGGPADPRGAEARTLFDHLTWHVGPGDRIGIVGVNGAGKTSLLKLLVGEVQPDAGEVVVGQTVAPAYLSQHVTELPPRSRVLEAVQDVARIAKIGNQEISASTLAERFGFAANRQWTPVGDLSGGERRRLQLLRLLMAEPNVLLLDEPTNDLDIDTLTALEDLLDSFPGTVLVVSHDRYFVDRVCDSVVALMGDGTVAALPGGVEEYLARRAAGEAALPSAGSVASPGSQTASPSRSAADVRAARKDAARLERRMLKLDADEKALHGELAEAAADYAKAAELDARLRAVQAEKEQVELDWLTAAEVAEG